The Candidatus Methylomirabilis tolerans region TCCGGTCGTTGATCAGCAGGAGCATGAAGATCAGGACAGCCGGGAGCAGGATGCCGTTCAGGGTCTGGGAGAGGTACATGATGGTGATGAGCGGCGCCTTGGGCCAGAGGATCAGCAGCGCGCCGGCCCCCACCATACTGAGGTAGATGCTGAAGAACCCTGGCGCCTCGCGAAAGGACCGATTGATGCCCGTGTCCCAGCCCAGCCCCTCGCAGACCGCATAGGCCGTAGAGAGGGGGACGATGGCCGCGGAAAAGATGGAGGCGTTCAATAGGCCCAGCGCAAAGAGGAGCGTGGCGTACTGACCCGCGAACGGTTCGATCGCCATCGCAGCCTGCTCGGCTGTCTCGATCCGAACACCGTGCGCATTAAGGGTCGCCCCGCACGCGACGATGATGAAGAACGCCACGACCGATGCAACGAGACTACCGATCCAGACATCGAGCTTGACGTACCCATACGCTTGGCGACGGACGCCCTTATCGACGATCGACGCCTGGATGTAAAACTGCATCCATGGCGCGATCGTGGTCCCCACGAGAGTAATGAGCATCGCGAGATAGTCGCGCTCGATATGGAAGTTAGGCCTGACGGTCTGCCGCAGGACGGTGGGCCAATTGGGATCGACCAGAAAGGCCGATACCAGATAGACGGCATAAAAGAGGCTGGCGCTGAGGAAGATCCGCTCCACGAAACGGTACGTCCCCTTGACCACCAGCCAACCGACCAGGAGTGCGGCGAGCGGCACTGTCGCGTAGCGACTCCAACCGAAGATCTCCAGGCTCGCCGCCACGCCCGCGAATTCGGAGACGGTGTTGGCCAGGTTCGCCAGCACCAGCACCCCCATCACGCCGAACGTGATCCGGACTCCAAACCGCTCGCGGATCAGCTCGGCCAGCCCTTTGCCGGTCACGACCCCCATCCGCGATCCCATCTCCTGGACGATGGCAAGGGCGACGGCGATGAAGATGAGCGACCACAGCAGACCATAGCCGAACTGAGCGCCGGCAAGGGAGTAGGTCGTAATTCCCCCGGCGTCCTGATCGACGCTGGCGGTGATGATCCCCGGGCCCATGATGGCCAAGAATCGGAGGATCCGCCGCTTCTTGATCCGCGAAAGCCGCATCGTGTGTCCTGGATGGTGAAACGGCTAGATGTATTTTTTCGCTGCCCGCTGTTTCCATATCATCGGG contains the following coding sequences:
- a CDS encoding divalent metal cation transporter — encoded protein: MRLSRIKKRRILRFLAIMGPGIITASVDQDAGGITTYSLAGAQFGYGLLWSLIFIAVALAIVQEMGSRMGVVTGKGLAELIRERFGVRITFGVMGVLVLANLANTVSEFAGVAASLEIFGWSRYATVPLAALLVGWLVVKGTYRFVERIFLSASLFYAVYLVSAFLVDPNWPTVLRQTVRPNFHIERDYLAMLITLVGTTIAPWMQFYIQASIVDKGVRRQAYGYVKLDVWIGSLVASVVAFFIIVACGATLNAHGVRIETAEQAAMAIEPFAGQYATLLFALGLLNASIFSAAIVPLSTAYAVCEGLGWDTGINRSFREAPGFFSIYLSMVGAGALLILWPKAPLITIMYLSQTLNGILLPAVLIFMLLLINDR